A region of the Bacillus thermozeamaize genome:
CCACTTCCAGGGCTGTTCCGGGGTCTTTCAAACCGTTCCCCGTCAGGACACAGACCACGCTCGCTCCGCGTGGCAGCTGGCCTTGCCGATGACGCTTAATCACACCGGCCAGGGAAGCGGCGGAAGCTGGTTCGGCAAAAATCCCTTCGGTGGCTGCCAGCTTCCGGTAAGCAGCCAGGATCTCCTCGTCCGTGACGTAATCGATCCGTCCTCCCGATTCTTCCGCCGCCTGCACAGCCTGAGACCAGCTGGCAGGATTGCCAATCCGGATGGCTGTCGCCACCGTCTCCGGATTGGCAATCGGATGTCCCTTGACGATCGCGGCCGCCCCCTCCGCTTCAAATCCCCACATCTGGGGCTTTTTATCCACCTTGCCGGCTTCATAATAAGTCTTGAATCCCTTCCAATACGCCGTGATGTTTCCGGCGTTGCCCACCGGTATGGCCAGGATGTCCGGGGCGGTGCCGAGCTGCTCGCACACTTCAAAGGCAGCCGTTTTCTGCCCCTCGATCCGGTACGGGTTGACCGAGTTGACCAGTGTAATCGGCTCTTTCGCCGATATTTCCCGGACAATGGCCAGCGCCTCGTCAAAATTCCCTTCAATCGCCACGATTTCAGCGCCGTACATCACCGCCTGGGCCAGCTTCCCCATCGCGATTTTGCCGTTCGGGATGACCACGATGCAACGCAGTCCTGCCAATGCCGCATAAGCGGCGGCAGATGCCGACGTATTGCCGGTCGAAGCGCAGATGATGCTCCGGCTGCCCTCTTCCACCGCCTTGGCGACTGCCATCACCATGCCCCTGTCCTTGAAGGAACCGGTCGGGTTTAATCCTTCAAACTTCAGGTACAGGTGGACGCCCAGCTCTTCGGAAAGCCGCCTGGCCGGGTAGAGGGGGGTATTCCCCTCATAAAGGGTCAGTCGGGGTGTCTTTTCAGTGACAGGTAAGTATGCTTGAAATGACTGGATAATTCCTTCCCAACGTGCCAACTCAAAATCCTCCTTCAACGCGATAGCGGCTGCGGATCTCCCGGATCACCTCAAGGGCTTCCAGTTCGCCCATCACCGCATCCAATGCTTTTTTCGGCGCCGTATGTGTCACGACCACGATTTCTGAAACGTCTTTGTCAT
Encoded here:
- a CDS encoding threonine synthase, with protein sequence MARWEGIIQSFQAYLPVTEKTPRLTLYEGNTPLYPARRLSEELGVHLYLKFEGLNPTGSFKDRGMVMAVAKAVEEGSRSIICASTGNTSASAAAYAALAGLRCIVVIPNGKIAMGKLAQAVMYGAEIVAIEGNFDEALAIVREISAKEPITLVNSVNPYRIEGQKTAAFEVCEQLGTAPDILAIPVGNAGNITAYWKGFKTYYEAGKVDKKPQMWGFEAEGAAAIVKGHPIANPETVATAIRIGNPASWSQAVQAAEESGGRIDYVTDEEILAAYRKLAATEGIFAEPASAASLAGVIKRHRQGQLPRGASVVCVLTGNGLKDPGTALEVVGQEVKVVPAEYESVLGIIQGVNQP